The Rhinolophus sinicus isolate RSC01 linkage group LG17, ASM3656204v1, whole genome shotgun sequence DNA segment ACTAAGGATTGGGGCTTTGATCTTCAGCCTGAGGAATGACATCGAGTAGGACAGCAGGATATATGGACCATAGTAGCATCCGGGGGTGTGAAATCTGGAGGGGGCCTATGATGAAGTTTATACTGTAGAAAGATGAATCTAGCCACAATGTGGAGAAATAGTGGGGGGAGGTGAGATCTGAAGCCAGCAGGTggatgtgagaatttcctgtgaCCTGGATTTGAGGCACGCAGATGGACAGAAGATGGCCTCATTAACTGAAATAgggatgccaggaagaggaaaggCAGTCTGGGGAGGGCACAGAGCCCTTGGGACATCTGAACCTATTGATTCTGACATGAGTACTGATTCTAGAGAAAGTAAGCTAGAAAGGTAAGTTGTGGCTAAATTGTGGTAGGCtttcaaatggaaaatgagattccattttctccttcacCTCTTTTTAGATGACATCAGATGTGTCATCTTCTAAATGAATCTTTATTCTCCCTAAGCCTTGCTTCATTTATCATCTGTGAGGCCGttgatgttctttttctctcttcaccttTGGAGTAGCAGAAAGAGCCCTGACATAGATGGATTTCTTCTTATGGCCATTGTGGCTTTGGACTGTCACGTGACCACTCTGACACTCAGTTCCCAGATCTGTGACTTATGAGAGCTGTAGATCTAGAGGGCACAGAAGCTGGGGTTGATgagaagggatggagaaagagaagctaGTACCCTTCCAGCATGGTATTCTGGGCACTATATTCATGTTAAATGACTAAATCTTCATGTCAACTTCATGACAGAGGTATTATTACcattctcactttacagatgagggaacttcTCAGAGAAGGAACTTCCCTTCTCAAGTATCTGTTCAAGGTCATACAGATAGCAAGTGGTAAGGCCAAGAGTTGAAGTCTAGTGCCAAATGGGGTGCTTTTTGCACCATCCCTCCCTGAAGCCCTTGAGAAAGGGCTGAGGTCGTGAGTCCCCAGCCTCCCTCcgtggcccagccctgcccatccCACTCACTCTCGATGATGTTGTTGTTGAGGTATAGGTGCTCCAGCTTGTTGCTGATGGCAGGCACGTTGCTGATCTTGTTGTGTGACAGGTGGAGCACGAGGAGGTTGGAGATGTTAAAGGAGTTCTTGGGGAGCCCCCTGTCGGACAGCTTGTTATAGTTAAGGCGAATGAAGGCAAGGTTGGGGAAGGCCTTGAAGTACCCATTAGGGATTGTCTCGATCTTGTTGCTATCCAGGTAGAGCTGGTGAATGGCTGTGGGGACCTTGGGTGGCATCTTTTTTAGGCTGTTGTGGGCCAGGTTGAGCTGCATGAGGTTCTTGAGACCTTGGAAGGTGTCGGACTTGAGGACGACATCACTCAGCTGGTTGTGTTGGAGGTCCAGGAGCACTAGGTTTTCCAGCTTGCTGAAGACGCCAGGCGGGATCCTGGAGATCTGGTTCTGGCTCAGCCTCAGCTGCTCCAGGTTCTGGGGCAGGGCCGAGGGCACCTCTTGCAGCTGGTTCTTCTCCATATAGAGGAATGCCAGACTGGGTAGCTTCTCCAATACCTTCTGGTCTACCTTGCGAATTCGGTTGTTGTCCAGGTTGATCCACCTGAGGCCCGAGGCATTCTTGAAGGACTCCACTGGGAGCTCAGTTATGAAGTTGTTCTGGAGATAGAGGTAGTGGATGCGGGGTGGGATGACAGGGACCTTTCTAAGGTTGCGACTATCACAGTAGAGGGCAGACGGGAAGTCATGGGGGCAATAGCATTCCCGAGGACAGTCAGGAAAGATAGATGGAGGACccggtgggaggggaggaggcaggtctGTAGGCTCCGATGGCTCATGGGGCTGAGGAAAGCTGGGTGTGGGTCTAGGTCTCggtctgggcctgggcctgggtctTGGTCGTCTTGTTGGCTGCCCTTGGGCCACTGAGGCCAACATGAGGATAAATGGGATGAGCCAGCAGAGGGATGACCTCATGGTCCAGGTGATGTACCTATAGGGAGGAGACACAGGAGGTCATTAGAGGCCATGTCTTTGCAACCAAAGCTGGCCAGGACGGGCTCCAAGGGAGCTGTGGGAGGGCCCTGTGGAAGCATTTCCTTGTTTGCCTGTATCCAGCAGTTAAGAAAGTAACAAGGGCTTAAAGATCTGGAGCCCCTGCCCAGAGGCCTGGCCACTCAATGTGTTCTGCCTGCTCTGGAGAGCAGGAGCCATCCTGGTAGAAAGCACACTGGGCTGTGAATCAGAAGTCTTGGGGCGTACTGGAGAAGACCATTAACCTTTCTAGCCCTTCCCATTTGCAGCATGAGAAAATCATCcctgtccttataagagggatgTTAGGATACATGAACCATAGAGTTCTGGGGTGTTACATCTGGAAGGGTCCCTAGAGATCTCACAGCTCAGTGTTTTCACACTGTGCCCCCATTTCTATGGAGCCCCCTGAGGAAGGGAGGCCAAAGGGATGGCCCTCGGGCACCCA contains these protein-coding regions:
- the PRELP gene encoding prolargin, with translation MRSSLCWLIPFILMLASVAQGQPTRRPRPRPRPRPRPRPTPSFPQPHEPSEPTDLPPPLPPGPPSIFPDCPRECYCPHDFPSALYCDSRNLRKVPVIPPRIHYLYLQNNFITELPVESFKNASGLRWINLDNNRIRKVDQKVLEKLPSLAFLYMEKNQLQEVPSALPQNLEQLRLSQNQISRIPPGVFSKLENLVLLDLQHNQLSDVVLKSDTFQGLKNLMQLNLAHNSLKKMPPKVPTAIHQLYLDSNKIETIPNGYFKAFPNLAFIRLNYNKLSDRGLPKNSFNISNLLVLHLSHNKISNVPAISNKLEHLYLNNNIIEKINGTQICPNNLIAFHDFSSDLENVPHLRYLRLDGNHLRPPIPLDLMMCFRLLQSVII